One window of Vicinamibacterales bacterium genomic DNA carries:
- a CDS encoding glycosyltransferase family 4 protein translates to MRRPLVLIGNPKSTFVQSMARYWKERGIEVAIVTAHHWDGPSVNADGVRVVAAEHGMAREVRSVLDLVLPVLARLESELHRATADRVATALASWEGGAQPPSLLPPLADGLAIAAAVNALSPIAVLGHEAFAYGTATALCTNVRRTLFAWGGDVLQFCNTSDTAAELMKSALQRVTYVIAGSRGVQQRIINQFEVPSQRTAVISLGVNRQQFAPAPEAKAAEIAARYGIPRGAEVVMNVRRLRPFWGSEVALEGLLDLASRRPRTYLVFLGGLGTEVAMAEARRRAASAGVGSRFIGVDGDAPLDQVAELMSISDVFVSLTQQDEPLSLSVLQCAASGGVGVIGDQATYREAIDQGLGAVLVNCTSPEEAGGAVDRLLADRQARLRMRAANLRYVAQHHDEDAHMERILRIVVGSEMAERLLAGAASTHSTGRGYKRTRSAIELL, encoded by the coding sequence ATGCGGCGACCCCTGGTGTTGATCGGTAACCCCAAATCGACATTTGTCCAATCGATGGCGCGCTATTGGAAGGAACGGGGCATCGAGGTCGCAATCGTCACGGCCCATCACTGGGATGGTCCCAGCGTCAACGCGGATGGTGTGCGTGTCGTCGCGGCGGAGCACGGAATGGCGCGCGAGGTTCGCTCCGTACTTGACCTCGTCCTGCCCGTGCTCGCCCGACTCGAATCGGAACTACACAGAGCCACGGCTGACAGAGTGGCGACCGCCCTCGCGTCGTGGGAGGGCGGCGCCCAGCCGCCTTCGCTTCTGCCTCCCCTCGCCGATGGTCTCGCGATTGCGGCCGCCGTCAACGCCCTGAGTCCAATTGCTGTGCTGGGCCACGAGGCGTTCGCATACGGGACGGCGACCGCTCTCTGCACCAACGTGCGGCGCACGCTCTTCGCGTGGGGCGGGGATGTGCTGCAATTCTGTAACACGTCAGATACAGCGGCGGAGTTGATGAAGTCGGCCCTGCAGCGGGTGACGTACGTCATCGCTGGATCGCGCGGCGTTCAGCAGCGCATCATCAACCAGTTCGAAGTGCCATCACAACGGACGGCCGTTATCTCTTTGGGCGTCAACCGCCAACAGTTCGCCCCGGCACCGGAGGCCAAAGCGGCAGAGATTGCCGCCAGGTATGGCATCCCGAGGGGCGCGGAGGTGGTCATGAACGTTCGGCGACTTCGGCCGTTCTGGGGTTCCGAGGTTGCGCTGGAGGGGCTGCTGGATCTGGCCTCGCGTCGTCCACGCACGTATTTGGTCTTTCTCGGCGGTTTAGGCACTGAGGTCGCGATGGCCGAAGCACGCCGGCGTGCCGCGAGCGCTGGTGTCGGTTCCCGTTTCATTGGCGTTGATGGCGATGCCCCTCTCGACCAAGTGGCTGAGCTCATGTCCATCTCGGATGTGTTCGTGTCGCTGACCCAGCAAGACGAGCCATTATCGCTTTCTGTCCTTCAATGCGCGGCGTCCGGAGGTGTTGGCGTGATTGGCGATCAGGCGACCTATCGGGAGGCGATCGATCAAGGTCTCGGGGCAGTCCTCGTCAACTGTACGTCACCAGAAGAAGCCGGGGGTGCCGTCGATCGACTCTTGGCGGATCGGCAGGCACGCCTACGGATGCGCGCCGCCAATCTTCGGTATGTTGCGCAGCACCACGATGAGGACGCGCACATGGAACGCATCCTGCGCATCGTCGTGGGCAGCGAGATGGCGGAGCGGTTGCTCGCC